CCATTCCCCAACGCTCGTGTAAGCGGTGCAACTGCTTGAGGCGTTGCAGACCCAGGATACCACATCCTATATTAAACCGTTTCGCCCACCGCCTGTGCAGCCCTTTGGATGACGCGGTCTCCAATATAATACCCATTCTGTTTCATATTTCTCAGAAGGGGAACCACTTCCCGAATCAACTGTTTTCTTTTTGCCTGAACAAGAATACCTGCTGAACCAATAATTTCCAAATTCAGGTCTTCTGCTACCCTTCTCGCCCGGTGATCATCCAGTAATAAACGCGAATTGGGCAATTGCTTTGCCAATTGAATCACTTCGGTTTCTCCAGCCCCCAGT
The window above is part of the Gemmatimonadota bacterium genome. Proteins encoded here:
- a CDS encoding DUF3368 domain-containing protein yields the protein MFLIADSSPLIALAGVNRLNLLPGLYSRVIAPSAVIDEILAGGQKASGLNFLDRVSWLEHRTVEQTPELISIALGAGETEVIQLAKQLPNSRLLLDDHRARRVAEDLNLEIIGSAGILVQAKRKQLIREVVPLLRNMKQNGYYIGDRVIQRAAQAVGETV